A part of Miscanthus floridulus cultivar M001 chromosome 6, ASM1932011v1, whole genome shotgun sequence genomic DNA contains:
- the LOC136456019 gene encoding disease resistance protein Pik-2-like isoform X1, with the protein MVIAVSAISGVLDSLPLLLQQLEQQSFALSGLDHQSIGRLKDEVELIRGAFEQYSTLENPTEFTRQWAQKVREVAFGIEESIDRYINGVGDAGNNVASGGIAGTLSRLAGNLVGKIKLGPAHRRSISDELKLQLERLHVQFLEKPTIMSTTTAQPDLYSPRTTATNTDLQLASRPPLVGMYYAREEVTAMVLDGDSAAGIKVISIVGMPGAGKTTLAKEVYCEIGEHFQHRAFVSVGRSPDALCKILQGLLSDVADGNDRVLYQDAINMDELKLKAIIRDRLQHKRYLFVLDDLWSTEAWQEVWSCFPKNNLGSRIVTTTRIEGVAKACCSSHSDCVFRIPLLNESDSETLFYGMTFGSKNDCPPGLRDASMHILRKCNGLPLAIVNIAAALNKTSPASALKDFEMDSQPNKSTYLHGMKEIFDQSYNDIPPQLKTCLLYLSIFPEKREIRRQRLIRRWIAEGFIDEEHGVDKEETAKNYFDELINRNLIQPVQVDYDGNARSCRVHPAMLDFIVCRSMEENFVTLVHPGAGGRRQDDHTPSSNSAIRWLSVQCKANNEEDQGHGTAAQTKGSAGLSHTRSLSVFGEVGAMPQLKKMEMLRVLDLEDCQGSLDPSIDVLPMLFLLRYLSLRGTDVSRLPPKIGSLRHLETIDIRSTRIQELPPSIVDLHNLVHLLAGMISLPRGVGKLTALRTLSFADIMKSTASAVQELADLTNLMELAIFCSQEYKVNNLLTVLQKLAGHRLRSLIVASSSGFWMESLHSLPTPPRYSLQRFKIDGLNDAIPKLVASSCVNLVEMDINFQELSAEGLSVLESIDSLLRLCLCIVSVEQEQLTFRGFPGLKELCFRCRNLPSLSFSAGSLPMLQQLELNFQECSSSSSQEPSVSGVEYLPSLMQAVVAFPREDVGTKVVADVRKAALVHPKHPHVVVKTGKEVSSVGDTEFEELHRLSSHTFVVPQGEKKSNTDSLHENLLRMQIMSIISWFSNAQKSNAGQSGLLFGLLCVLLVLEYLRVLRPESNRFKGMGIYVDTGVSVIIAYVLLILINFQYYILVPFPICLLGFIAYLWKKILVKGKLQQQCKRSEDTKNSEELEAAQGCLSITKDDLEQDRKKIEELLSTALVPYFVLLISALYGDGSPVLSHFLLFSCCALGMLALMYSRLADDLSPGLTRPLRWIQMAYMVMMFITVHTMAGEWLGEVVALVCIPELIAGLVWFSTFLHGGSSYRAAAGKVATDNDGFLFIPLGAGLASLTSTYGYEGDFLGSWYTEAMVSCAVAGCMLYLSLWMISRWPGSIPGSDKATQLLKFPANICLTGACLMLFALFAQKTLAHGLFGLDDHINPGLLKYLPGIYFSTAVAWLVAFYVKRRAAR; encoded by the exons ATGGTGATCGCGGTTAGCGCGATCTCAGGTGTGTTGGACTCCCTCCCGCTGCTGCTCCAGCAGCTAGAGCAGCAGTCGTTCGCCCTCTCTGGCCTCGACCATCAGTCCATCGGTCGCCTCAAGGACGAGGTAGAGCTCATCCGCGGTGCATTTGAGCAGTACTCGACCCTCGAGAACCCTACGGAGTTCACGAGGCAGTGGGCGCAGAAGGTCAGAGAGGTGGCCTTCGGCATAGAGGAATCCATCGACCGATACATCAACGGAGTGGGTGATGCGGGCAACAACGTCGCCTCCGGTGGTATCGCTGGTACCCTGTCACGTCTCGCGGGCAACTTGGTTGGCAAGATTAAGCTGGGCCCTGCTCATCGCAGGAGCATCTCTGACGAGCTCAAGCTCCAACTGGAACGCCTACATGTGCAGTTCCTGGAGAAGCCAACCATCATGTCGACCACCACGGCGCAGCCCGATTTGTATTCACCGCGGACAACGGCGACCAACACAGATCTCCAGCTTGCCAGCAGGCCCCCATTGGTTGGCATGTATTATGCAAGAGAGGAGGTGACCGCAATGGTGCTGGACGGGGACTCTGCAGCGGGTATTAAGGTGATCTCCATCGTCGGCATGCCTGGCGCAGGAAAGACGACTCTTGCCAAGGAGGTCTACTGTGAGATCGGAGAACACTTCCAACACCGGGCTTTTGTCTCTGTGGGACGGAGTCCCGATGCTTTGTGTAAGATTCTTCAGGGTCTACTATCCGATGTTGCAGACGGAAACGACAGGGTACTGTACCAGGACGCGATCAACATGGATGAACTCAAACTGAAAGCTATCATCAGAGACAGACTGCAGCATAAGAG GTATTTATTTGTACTTGATGATTTATGGAGTACGGAAGCATGGCAAGAAGTATGGTCCTGTTTCCCGAAGAACAACCTTGGGAGCAGAATAGTGACGACAACAAGAATTGAGGGTGTTGCAAAGGCTTGCTGTTCCAGTCACAGTGACTGTGTTTTCAGGATTCCTCTTCTTAATGAAAGTGATTCAGAAACACTATTCTATGGAATGACTTTTGGCTCCAAGAACGATTGCCCTCCAGGTCTGAGAGATGCTTCCATGCATATTTTGAGAAAATGCAATGGCTTGCCCCTAGCCATTGTTAATATTGCCGCAGCCTTGAACAAGACATCCCCAGCTTCTGCACTGAAGGATTTTGAAATGGACTCACAACCCAACAAGTCGACGTACCTACATGGAATGAAGGAAATATTTGATCAGAGTTACAACGATATTCCGCCACAACTCAAGACATGTCTTTTGTACCTAAGCATATTCCCAGAGAAGCGCGAGATCAGAAGGCAGCGATTGATAAGGCGATGGATTGCAGAAGGATTTATTGATGAAGAGCATGGGGTAGACAAGGAAGAAACAGCCAAGAATTACTTCGATGAGCTTATCAACAGGAATCTGATCCAGCCAGTGCAAGTAGACTATGATGGCAACGCAAGGAGTTGCAGAGTTCACCCAGCAATGCTCGATTTCATTGTGTGCAGGTCCATGGAAGAGAACTTTGTGACTCTGGTACATCCTGGTGCTGGTGGACGACGACAAGATGATCACACACCCAGTAGCAACAGCGCCATTCGCTGGCTATCCGTGCAGTGCAAAGCTAATAATGAGGAGGATCAAGGGCATGGCACGGCAGCACAGACGAAGGGATCCGCGGGCCTATCACATACCCGGTCACTCAGTGTATTCGGTGAAGTTGGTGCCATGCCCCAGCTTAAAAAGATGGAGATGCTGCGTGTTCTGGACCTGGAAGACTGTCAGGGTTCACTGGACCCATCCATTGACGTGCTCCCCATGTTGTTTCTGCTGAGATACTTGAGCCTCAGGGGCACTGATGTCAGTAGGCTCCCACCCAAAATTGGTTCGCTCCGTCACTTAGAAACGATTGACATAAGATCCACAAGGATACAAGAGTTGCCTCCGAGTATCGTCGACCTGCACAACCTAGTGCACTTGCTTGCCGGGATGATCTCATTGCCTCGTGGGGTGGGGAAGCTGACGGCGCTTCGGACTCTGTCGTTTGCTGATATCATGAAGAGCACTGCCAGTGCCGTGCAGGAGCTTGCTGATCTCACAAACCTGATGGAGCTCGCCATCTTTTGCTCCCAAGAATATAAAGTTAATAACCTGCTCACCGTCCTCCAGAAACTCGCAGGTCACCGACTCCGTTCTCTGATTGTTGCCAGCAGCAGTGGTTTCTGGATGGAGTCATTGCACTCCTTGCCTACTCCTCCACGGTATTCGCTTCAACGGTTCAAGATAGACGGACTCAACGACGCCATCCCAAAGTTGGTTGCGAGCAGCTGTGTTAACCTCGTCGAGATGGACATCAACTTCCAGGAACTTAGCGCAGAAGGCCTCAGTGTCCTCGAAAGCATAGACAGCCTACTGCGGCTCTGTTTATGTATCGTCTCCGTGgaacaagagcaacttaccttCCGCGGGTTCCCAGGCCTCAAGGAGCTGTGCTTCCGGTGCAGAAATTTGCCATCGTTAAGCTTCAGCGCTGGTTCCTTGCCAATGCTCCAACAGCTCGAGCTAAACTTCCAGGAGTGCTCTTCGTCTTCGTCACAAGAACCGAGTGTGTCTGGGGTCGAGTATTTGCCAAGCCTGATGCAGGCTGTCGTCGCCTTCCCTCGCGAGGATGTAGGCACCAAGGTTGTAGCTGATGTCAGGAAAGCTGCACTGGTGCACCCTAAACATCCCCATGTTGTTGTGAAAACCGGCAAGGAAGTTTCTTCAGTAGGCGATACTGAATTCGAAGAGCTCCATCGACTATCATCCCATACG TTCGTGGTGCCACAAGGGGAGAAGAAGAGCAACACAGACTCACTTCATGAGAACCTGCTGAGAATGCAAATTATGTCCAttatttcttggttttcaaatgcACAAAAGAGCAATGCAGGCCAAAGCGGTCTCCTTTTTGGCCTTCTTTGTGTGCTCCTTGTTCTTGAGTATCTTCGGGTGCTAAGACCAGAGTCGAACCGGTTCAAAGGTATGGGTATCTACGTGGACACCGGTGTTTCTGTGATCATAGCATATGTATTGCTGATTCTGATCAACTTCCAGTATTACATCCTTGTTCCCTTCCCTATTTGTTTGCTTGGCTTCATCGCTTATCTTTGGAAAAAGATCCTGGTGAAGGGCAAATTGCAGCAACAATGCAAAAGATCAGAGGATACAAAGAATTCTGAAGAGCTCGAAGCAGCACAAGGGTGTCTGAGTATAACAAAGGATGACTTGGAACAAGATAGAAAGAAAATTGAGGAACTTTTGAGTACAGCATTAGTACCGTATTTTGTACTATTAATCAGTGCACTATATGGGGACGGTAGCCCTGTTCTGTCTCACTTTCTGCTCTTCTCATGTTGCGCGCTAGGGATGCTAGCACTGATGTATTCCAGATTGGCAGATGATCTCAGTCCTGGCTTAACACGCCCTCTGAGATGGATCCAAATGGCATACATGGTGATGATGTTCATAACAGTACACACGATGGCAGGAGAATGGCTGGGAGAGGTCGTGGCATTGGTCTGCATCCCTGAGCTGATTGCAGGGCTTGTCTGGTTTTCTACTTTTCTCCACGGTGGAAGTTCTTATAGAGCAGCAGCAGGCAAAGTTGCCACAGATAACGATGGCTTCTTGTTCATTCCCCTGGGAGCTGGTTTGGCAAGCTTAACTTCCACTTATGGATATGAAGGGGATTTCCTGGGATCCTGGTACACGGAGGCAATGGTTTCCTGCGCCGTTGCAGGGTGTATGCTATATCTCAGCCTGTGGATGATATCGAGGTGGCCAGGGAGCATACCTGGCTCAGACAAGGCGACTCAACTGCTCAAGTTTCCTGCAAATATTTGCTTGACTGGAGCATGCCTGATGCTGTTTGCTTTGTTTGCTCAGAAGACACTGGCTCATGGTTTATTTGGTTTGGATGACCATATTAATCCTGGTTTGCTCAAATATCTTCCTGGTATTTATTTCAGTACAGCAGTAGCATGGCTGGTAGCCTTTTATGTGAAGCGTCGTGCTGCACGTTGA
- the LOC136456019 gene encoding disease resistance protein Pik-2-like isoform X2 gives MVIAVSAISGVLDSLPLLLQQLEQQSFALSGLDHQSIGRLKDEVELIRGAFEQYSTLENPTEFTRQWAQKVREVAFGIEESIDRYINGVGDAGNNVASGGIAGTLSRLAGNLVGKIKLGPAHRRSISDELKLQLERLHVQFLEKPTIMSTTTAQPDLYSPRTTATNTDLQLASRPPLVGMYYAREEVTAMVLDGDSAAGIKVISIVGMPGAGKTTLAKEVYCEIGEHFQHRAFVSVGRSPDALCKILQGLLSDVADGNDRVLYQDAINMDELKLKAIIRDRLQHKRYLFVLDDLWSTEAWQEVWSCFPKNNLGSRIVTTTRIEGVAKACCSSHSDCVFRIPLLNESDSETLFYGMTFGSKNDCPPGLRDASMHILRKCNGLPLAIVNIAAALNKTSPASALKDFEMDSQPNKSTYLHGMKEIFDQSYNDIPPQLKTCLLYLSIFPEKREIRRQRLIRRWIAEGFIDEEHGVDKEETAKNYFDELINRNLIQPVQVDYDGNARSCRVHPAMLDFIVCRSMEENFVTLVHPGAGGRRQDDHTPSSNSAIRWLSVQCKANNEEDQGHGTAAQTKGSAGLSHTRSLSVFGEVGAMPQLKKMEMLRVLDLEDCQGSLDPSIDVLPMLFLLRYLSLRGTDVSRLPPKIGSLRHLETIDIRSTRIQELPPSIVDLHNLVHLLAGMISLPRGVGKLTALRTLSFADIMKSTASAVQELADLTNLMELAIFCSQEYKVNNLLTVLQKLAGHRLRSLIVASSSGFWMESLHSLPTPPRYSLQRFKIDGLNDAIPKLVASSCVNLVEMDINFQELSAEGLSVLESIDSLLRLCLCIVSVEQEQLTFRGFPGLKELCFRCRNLPSLSFSAGSLPMLQQLELNFQECSSSSSQEPSVSGVEYLPSLMQAVVAFPREDVGTKVVADVRKAALVHPKHPHVVVKTGKEVSSVGDTEFEELHRLSSHTGC, from the exons ATGGTGATCGCGGTTAGCGCGATCTCAGGTGTGTTGGACTCCCTCCCGCTGCTGCTCCAGCAGCTAGAGCAGCAGTCGTTCGCCCTCTCTGGCCTCGACCATCAGTCCATCGGTCGCCTCAAGGACGAGGTAGAGCTCATCCGCGGTGCATTTGAGCAGTACTCGACCCTCGAGAACCCTACGGAGTTCACGAGGCAGTGGGCGCAGAAGGTCAGAGAGGTGGCCTTCGGCATAGAGGAATCCATCGACCGATACATCAACGGAGTGGGTGATGCGGGCAACAACGTCGCCTCCGGTGGTATCGCTGGTACCCTGTCACGTCTCGCGGGCAACTTGGTTGGCAAGATTAAGCTGGGCCCTGCTCATCGCAGGAGCATCTCTGACGAGCTCAAGCTCCAACTGGAACGCCTACATGTGCAGTTCCTGGAGAAGCCAACCATCATGTCGACCACCACGGCGCAGCCCGATTTGTATTCACCGCGGACAACGGCGACCAACACAGATCTCCAGCTTGCCAGCAGGCCCCCATTGGTTGGCATGTATTATGCAAGAGAGGAGGTGACCGCAATGGTGCTGGACGGGGACTCTGCAGCGGGTATTAAGGTGATCTCCATCGTCGGCATGCCTGGCGCAGGAAAGACGACTCTTGCCAAGGAGGTCTACTGTGAGATCGGAGAACACTTCCAACACCGGGCTTTTGTCTCTGTGGGACGGAGTCCCGATGCTTTGTGTAAGATTCTTCAGGGTCTACTATCCGATGTTGCAGACGGAAACGACAGGGTACTGTACCAGGACGCGATCAACATGGATGAACTCAAACTGAAAGCTATCATCAGAGACAGACTGCAGCATAAGAG GTATTTATTTGTACTTGATGATTTATGGAGTACGGAAGCATGGCAAGAAGTATGGTCCTGTTTCCCGAAGAACAACCTTGGGAGCAGAATAGTGACGACAACAAGAATTGAGGGTGTTGCAAAGGCTTGCTGTTCCAGTCACAGTGACTGTGTTTTCAGGATTCCTCTTCTTAATGAAAGTGATTCAGAAACACTATTCTATGGAATGACTTTTGGCTCCAAGAACGATTGCCCTCCAGGTCTGAGAGATGCTTCCATGCATATTTTGAGAAAATGCAATGGCTTGCCCCTAGCCATTGTTAATATTGCCGCAGCCTTGAACAAGACATCCCCAGCTTCTGCACTGAAGGATTTTGAAATGGACTCACAACCCAACAAGTCGACGTACCTACATGGAATGAAGGAAATATTTGATCAGAGTTACAACGATATTCCGCCACAACTCAAGACATGTCTTTTGTACCTAAGCATATTCCCAGAGAAGCGCGAGATCAGAAGGCAGCGATTGATAAGGCGATGGATTGCAGAAGGATTTATTGATGAAGAGCATGGGGTAGACAAGGAAGAAACAGCCAAGAATTACTTCGATGAGCTTATCAACAGGAATCTGATCCAGCCAGTGCAAGTAGACTATGATGGCAACGCAAGGAGTTGCAGAGTTCACCCAGCAATGCTCGATTTCATTGTGTGCAGGTCCATGGAAGAGAACTTTGTGACTCTGGTACATCCTGGTGCTGGTGGACGACGACAAGATGATCACACACCCAGTAGCAACAGCGCCATTCGCTGGCTATCCGTGCAGTGCAAAGCTAATAATGAGGAGGATCAAGGGCATGGCACGGCAGCACAGACGAAGGGATCCGCGGGCCTATCACATACCCGGTCACTCAGTGTATTCGGTGAAGTTGGTGCCATGCCCCAGCTTAAAAAGATGGAGATGCTGCGTGTTCTGGACCTGGAAGACTGTCAGGGTTCACTGGACCCATCCATTGACGTGCTCCCCATGTTGTTTCTGCTGAGATACTTGAGCCTCAGGGGCACTGATGTCAGTAGGCTCCCACCCAAAATTGGTTCGCTCCGTCACTTAGAAACGATTGACATAAGATCCACAAGGATACAAGAGTTGCCTCCGAGTATCGTCGACCTGCACAACCTAGTGCACTTGCTTGCCGGGATGATCTCATTGCCTCGTGGGGTGGGGAAGCTGACGGCGCTTCGGACTCTGTCGTTTGCTGATATCATGAAGAGCACTGCCAGTGCCGTGCAGGAGCTTGCTGATCTCACAAACCTGATGGAGCTCGCCATCTTTTGCTCCCAAGAATATAAAGTTAATAACCTGCTCACCGTCCTCCAGAAACTCGCAGGTCACCGACTCCGTTCTCTGATTGTTGCCAGCAGCAGTGGTTTCTGGATGGAGTCATTGCACTCCTTGCCTACTCCTCCACGGTATTCGCTTCAACGGTTCAAGATAGACGGACTCAACGACGCCATCCCAAAGTTGGTTGCGAGCAGCTGTGTTAACCTCGTCGAGATGGACATCAACTTCCAGGAACTTAGCGCAGAAGGCCTCAGTGTCCTCGAAAGCATAGACAGCCTACTGCGGCTCTGTTTATGTATCGTCTCCGTGgaacaagagcaacttaccttCCGCGGGTTCCCAGGCCTCAAGGAGCTGTGCTTCCGGTGCAGAAATTTGCCATCGTTAAGCTTCAGCGCTGGTTCCTTGCCAATGCTCCAACAGCTCGAGCTAAACTTCCAGGAGTGCTCTTCGTCTTCGTCACAAGAACCGAGTGTGTCTGGGGTCGAGTATTTGCCAAGCCTGATGCAGGCTGTCGTCGCCTTCCCTCGCGAGGATGTAGGCACCAAGGTTGTAGCTGATGTCAGGAAAGCTGCACTGGTGCACCCTAAACATCCCCATGTTGTTGTGAAAACCGGCAAGGAAGTTTCTTCAGTAGGCGATACTGAATTCGAAGAGCTCCATCGACTATCATCCCATACG GGATGCTAG